The Natronoarchaeum mannanilyticum genome includes the window GCGCAAGGGGCTGCCCCACGCCATCGTGCGCGACGCGGGCCACACCCAGCTCGACCCCGGCACGGTCACCGCGCTGGCGGTCGGCCCCGGCGACGAGGAGCTGATCGACGAAGTGACCGGCGACCTCTCGCTGTACTGATGCGCGAGGCACACCCGACCGAGCGCGCGGTGGGGATGGAGTGGTACGTCAGCGACGCCGACGGCACCGGCGGGCGGCTGCGCGACGACGACGAGGACTTCCGGGTGCGCGAGATCGAGCGCTTCGAGACCGAGCCGGTCGACGCCGATCCCGGCGGCTACCCGCACGTCGTCCTGCGCGCCCGGCTGCGCGGGTGGGACACCAACGACTTCGCCGCGCGGCTTTCCGACGGGTTGGGGATCAGCCGCGAGCGCGTCTCCTGGGCCGGCACGAAGGACAAGCACGCCGTGACGACCCAGCTGTTCAGCGTCCGCGACGACGATCCGGACGCCGCCGCGAAGTTCCGCGACGCCGCGTCGGAGATTCGCGACGCCGACGTCGAGGTGTTGGGACGAGCGGGCCGGAGCATCGAGTTCGGCGACCTCGTCGGCAACGAGTTCGAGATCGTCGTCAGCGACGCCGACCGGCCCGAGCAGGCCGAGGCCGTGGCGTCGGAGCTTCGGGCGTTCTGCGGCGACGCGGACAGTAGCGACGGCGAAATCGGCGTCCCGAACTACTTCGGCCAGCAGCGCTTCGGCAGCCAGCGGCCGGTCACCCACGAGGTCGGCCTCCACGTCGTGCGCGGCGAGTGGGAGAAGGCCGTGCTAGCGTACGTCGGCAACCCGTCCGAGAGCGAGCCCGAAAGCACACAGGAGGCCCGGGCGCGCGCCGACGAGGCGGCGTCGGGCGACCGCGACTG containing:
- the truD gene encoding tRNA pseudouridine(13) synthase TruD, with the translated sequence MREAHPTERAVGMEWYVSDADGTGGRLRDDDEDFRVREIERFETEPVDADPGGYPHVVLRARLRGWDTNDFAARLSDGLGISRERVSWAGTKDKHAVTTQLFSVRDDDPDAAAKFRDAASEIRDADVEVLGRAGRSIEFGDLVGNEFEIVVSDADRPEQAEAVASELRAFCGDADSSDGEIGVPNYFGQQRFGSQRPVTHEVGLHVVRGEWEKAVLAYVGNPSESEPESTQEARARADEAASGDRDWSAVLEEYPQRLRYERSMLHSLVESGGDDPEDFREALETVPSNLQRLFVHAAQSYVFNLILSERLVRGLPFDRPVEGDVACFSDRSAPGELVVPDTDRLQRVTEKRVDTMARHCERGRAFVTAPLVGTETELAEGEQGEIEREILGELDLEPGDFDLPGEFDSTGTRRAILVRTDLDVNVDGDDVGVTFALPKGSYATVVLREFLKADPIDLG